In Hirundo rustica isolate bHirRus1 chromosome 4, bHirRus1.pri.v3, whole genome shotgun sequence, a genomic segment contains:
- the MLC1 gene encoding membrane protein MLC1 isoform X1 has translation MTREEGYREEFSYDRMPTLERGKQENGNYIPDIKSSDLQLSKRLHPCFSYKTWIFSLLMGTCLLITSGFSLYLGNIFPSEMDYLRCAAGSCIPSAVVSFAIARNKINVIPNFQILFVSTFAVTTTCLIWFGCKLVLNPSAININFNLILLILLEIFMATTVIISARSTEDCCTRKKNTAYDSAIVLSNVSFPARILKSYSVIEVIIGISSVFGGIIALNMDVLVSGPYLSVTFFWILVACFPSAIASHVAAEYPSKCLVEVLIAISSVTSPLLFTASAYLSFSIMQVVDIFKSYPPAVKQSYDVLLLLLMLMLLIQACLTIGTVIQCVNYKTKMKLQDSAWTPSQVKKQEYRTTEVSNNTLKDFDKDKAWKAVVVQMAQ, from the exons ATGACCAGGGAAGAAGGTTACAGAGAAGAATTTAGCTATGACAGAATGCCAACTTTGGAGCGGGGAAAACAAGAGAATGGAAATTATATACCAGATATCAAATCCAGTGACCTTCAGCTGTCAAAGAGGCTGCATCCTTGCTTTAGTTACAAAACATGgatattttctttgctgatgGGA ACTTGCCTCCTTATTACTTCTGGATTTTCACTATATCTGGGAAATATCTTTCCATCTGAAATGGATTATTTACGTTGTGCAGCAGGTTCA TGTATTCCTTCAGCAGTTGTGAGCTTTGCTATAGCAAGGAATAAAATTAACGTG atacCAAATTTTCAGATTCTATTTGTCTCTACATTTGCTGTTACAACAACATGTTTAATTTGGTTTGGATGCAAACTTGTCCTCAATCCATCAGCTATAAAT ATAAATTTCAACTTGATTCTACTTATTCTGCTGGAAATCTTCATGGCAACTACTGTGATAATTTCAGCTAGGTCTACTGAAGACTGCTGTACAAGAAAGAAA AATACTGCATATGACAGTGCCATTGTTTTGAGCAATGTCAGCTTTCCAGCTCGAATTCTGAAGTCATACTCA gtAATTGAGGTGATTATTGGAATTTCATCAGTATTTGGTGGAATAATTGCTTTGAATATGGATGTTCTAGTCTCAGGTCCATATCTCTCAGTAACATTCTTTTGGATCTTAGTTGCT TGCTTTCCAAGTGCTATTGCAAGTCATGTAGCTGCTGAATATCCAAGTAAATGTCTG GTTGAGGTCCTGATTGCCATTAGCAGTGTTACCTCTCCTTTGTTGTTCACTGCTTCCGCATACTTATCCTTCAGTATCATGCAAGTTGTTGACATCTTTAAAAGTTATCCACCTGCTGTTAAA caATCTTATGATGTACTCCTGTTGCTTCTGATGTTGATGCTACTAATTCAGGCATGCCTTACTATTGGAACTGTAATACAGTGTGTGAATTACAAGACAAAAATGAAACTACAAGATTCAGCATGGACACCATCACAGGTTAAAAAACAGGAATACAGAACAACAGAG GTTTCCAATAATACCTTAAAGGATTTTGACAAAGATAAAGCTTGGAAAGCAGTTGTGGTGCAGATGGCTCAGTAG
- the MLC1 gene encoding membrane protein MLC1 isoform X2 yields the protein MTREEGYREEFSYDRMPTLERGKQENGNYIPDIKSSDLQLSKRLHPCFSYKTWIFSLLMGTCLLITSGFSLYLGNIFPSEMDYLRCAAGSINFNLILLILLEIFMATTVIISARSTEDCCTRKKNTAYDSAIVLSNVSFPARILKSYSVIEVIIGISSVFGGIIALNMDVLVSGPYLSVTFFWILVACFPSAIASHVAAEYPSKCLVEVLIAISSVTSPLLFTASAYLSFSIMQVVDIFKSYPPAVKQSYDVLLLLLMLMLLIQACLTIGTVIQCVNYKTKMKLQDSAWTPSQVKKQEYRTTEVSNNTLKDFDKDKAWKAVVVQMAQ from the exons ATGACCAGGGAAGAAGGTTACAGAGAAGAATTTAGCTATGACAGAATGCCAACTTTGGAGCGGGGAAAACAAGAGAATGGAAATTATATACCAGATATCAAATCCAGTGACCTTCAGCTGTCAAAGAGGCTGCATCCTTGCTTTAGTTACAAAACATGgatattttctttgctgatgGGA ACTTGCCTCCTTATTACTTCTGGATTTTCACTATATCTGGGAAATATCTTTCCATCTGAAATGGATTATTTACGTTGTGCAGCAGGTTCA ATAAATTTCAACTTGATTCTACTTATTCTGCTGGAAATCTTCATGGCAACTACTGTGATAATTTCAGCTAGGTCTACTGAAGACTGCTGTACAAGAAAGAAA AATACTGCATATGACAGTGCCATTGTTTTGAGCAATGTCAGCTTTCCAGCTCGAATTCTGAAGTCATACTCA gtAATTGAGGTGATTATTGGAATTTCATCAGTATTTGGTGGAATAATTGCTTTGAATATGGATGTTCTAGTCTCAGGTCCATATCTCTCAGTAACATTCTTTTGGATCTTAGTTGCT TGCTTTCCAAGTGCTATTGCAAGTCATGTAGCTGCTGAATATCCAAGTAAATGTCTG GTTGAGGTCCTGATTGCCATTAGCAGTGTTACCTCTCCTTTGTTGTTCACTGCTTCCGCATACTTATCCTTCAGTATCATGCAAGTTGTTGACATCTTTAAAAGTTATCCACCTGCTGTTAAA caATCTTATGATGTACTCCTGTTGCTTCTGATGTTGATGCTACTAATTCAGGCATGCCTTACTATTGGAACTGTAATACAGTGTGTGAATTACAAGACAAAAATGAAACTACAAGATTCAGCATGGACACCATCACAGGTTAAAAAACAGGAATACAGAACAACAGAG GTTTCCAATAATACCTTAAAGGATTTTGACAAAGATAAAGCTTGGAAAGCAGTTGTGGTGCAGATGGCTCAGTAG